In the Deinococcus budaensis genome, one interval contains:
- a CDS encoding DUF433 domain-containing protein: MNLLERITVNPAQCGGRPCIRGMRLRVSDVLDLLGAGVSIEDVLADYPDLEREDIQAALLWAARYINHPRLSA; encoded by the coding sequence ATGAACCTGCTGGAGCGCATCACCGTCAACCCCGCGCAGTGCGGGGGCCGCCCCTGTATCCGCGGGATGCGGCTGCGGGTCAGCGACGTGCTGGACCTGCTGGGTGCGGGCGTCAGCATCGAGGACGTCCTGGCGGACTACCCCGATCTGGAGCGTGAAGACATCCAGGCGGCCCTGCTGTGGGCGGCACGCTACATCAACCACCCGCGCCTGAGCGCGTGA
- a CDS encoding DUF5615 family PIN-like protein, with protein sequence MTYWIDAQLPPQLAPWLTQTFGVPAFSAAYLGYRDAPDDVIFHAARAANATVISKDADFLERVLRLGSPPRLLYVTCGNTSTQHLKAIFTATFPAAQQLLETEDVVEIADTR encoded by the coding sequence GTGACGTACTGGATCGACGCGCAGCTTCCGCCGCAACTCGCCCCCTGGTTGACCCAGACGTTCGGCGTGCCTGCCTTCAGTGCCGCTTACCTCGGCTACCGGGACGCGCCTGACGACGTGATCTTCCACGCGGCCCGCGCCGCGAACGCCACCGTGATCTCCAAGGACGCCGACTTTCTAGAACGTGTCCTGCGGCTGGGCAGCCCGCCCCGGCTCTTGTACGTGACCTGCGGAAACACCAGCACCCAGCACCTCAAGGCCATCTTTACCGCTACTTTCCCGGCAGCGCAGCAGCTTCTGGAAACGGAGGACGTTGTAGAGATCGCCGACACCCGGTAG
- a CDS encoding DUF1156 domain-containing protein gives MTTQPLRRKLIEVALPLEAINAASAREKSIRHGHPSTLHLWWARRPLATARAILFAQLVDDPNDAGAPAEFVQACRELTILTRGNDKDHPRVPGRPGTFATAEDTPRNRLFDFIAELVEWENTTNQPVLEQANRLIRLSTGGTPPPVLDPFSGGCTIPLEAQRLGLEAHGSDLNPVAVMIGKASIEIPPRFAGRPAVHTRMKGSTFHGAQGLAADVRHYGAWMKAEAEARIGHLYPKARLPDGKEATVIAWLWARTVASPDPAAGGAHVPLVRSFALSTKKGKERYVEPVVDGNTYRFVVRHGKLPDHLQEGTVGRTGARCILTGTPFPLTYIRAEGKAGRMGTRLMAIVAEGNRQRAYLDPTEEMEQAAASAEPQWKPEQPLGNDPRAITAPNYGMTTFGDLFTPRQLVALTTFSDLVAEARERVKADALAAGMPEGQPLREGGNGALAYAEAVGVYLGLVVSRTTERNNNMGTWDASPSKEQVRGIFARQAISMNWDTAEGNFFASSSGTIGPSIDWVAKVVEMLPATVAGSERQLDAAARLVPPKAVISTDPPYYDNIGYADLSDFFYVWLRRSLRSTYPDLFGTMGVPKREELVANPFRQGGKDASEQFFLKGMTQAMHNMATQGNQEYPTAIYYAFKQAETTGSGVSSTGWATFLEAVIQAGYSINGTWPVRSELSNRMRGQGSNALATSIVMVCRPRPQDAPLTTRTDFLRELRRSLPTALSALTASNLLPVDMAQASIGPGMAVYSRYRDVLESDGSRMPVRVALQLINAALDEYLAEQEGHLDSDTRFAVTWFETHGLEEAAYGDAETLATARGVSVAGVAEAGLILSRAGKVRLKRRDELAAGWNPQADKRPTAWEAVQHLARINDQEGADAAGRLMAQLQASASGDLADSARQLAYRLYGICERKGWSSEGQVYNALVASWGQAAEAAARAEAETADARMETLLEQMGRN, from the coding sequence ATGACCACCCAACCTCTGCGACGCAAGCTGATCGAGGTCGCCCTGCCGCTGGAAGCCATCAACGCCGCCTCGGCCCGCGAGAAGTCCATCCGGCACGGGCATCCCAGCACGCTGCACCTGTGGTGGGCACGCCGTCCACTCGCCACCGCCCGCGCCATCCTGTTCGCGCAACTTGTGGACGACCCGAACGATGCGGGCGCTCCCGCCGAGTTTGTGCAAGCCTGTCGGGAACTGACTATCCTGACGCGCGGCAACGACAAGGATCACCCGCGCGTGCCGGGACGACCGGGGACCTTCGCCACCGCCGAGGACACGCCCCGCAACCGCCTGTTCGACTTCATCGCCGAGCTGGTGGAGTGGGAGAACACCACCAACCAGCCCGTGCTGGAGCAGGCCAACCGTCTGATCCGCCTGTCCACCGGTGGCACGCCGCCTCCCGTCCTCGACCCCTTTTCGGGCGGATGCACCATCCCGCTGGAGGCGCAGCGGCTGGGCCTGGAGGCGCACGGCAGCGACCTGAACCCGGTGGCCGTGATGATCGGCAAGGCGAGCATCGAGATCCCGCCGCGTTTCGCAGGACGCCCAGCGGTTCACACAAGGATGAAGGGCAGCACCTTTCACGGCGCGCAGGGTCTGGCCGCCGACGTGCGCCACTACGGCGCTTGGATGAAGGCGGAGGCCGAGGCCCGGATCGGCCACCTGTACCCGAAGGCCAGGTTACCGGACGGCAAAGAAGCCACCGTGATCGCGTGGCTATGGGCCAGAACCGTCGCCAGCCCTGACCCCGCAGCGGGCGGCGCACACGTTCCCCTAGTGCGTTCCTTTGCACTCAGCACCAAGAAAGGCAAGGAGAGATATGTAGAGCCTGTGGTGGACGGCAACACCTACCGTTTCGTGGTGCGGCACGGCAAACTGCCCGACCACCTGCAGGAAGGCACCGTGGGCCGAACCGGGGCCAGATGCATCCTGACCGGCACGCCTTTTCCGCTGACCTACATCCGCGCCGAGGGCAAGGCCGGACGCATGGGCACACGACTGATGGCGATCGTCGCCGAGGGCAACCGCCAGCGCGCGTACCTTGACCCGACGGAGGAGATGGAGCAGGCGGCGGCAAGCGCGGAACCTCAGTGGAAGCCAGAACAACCACTTGGTAACGACCCCCGCGCTATCACGGCACCCAACTACGGCATGACAACCTTCGGTGACCTCTTCACTCCCCGCCAACTCGTCGCTCTGACCACTTTCTCTGACCTGGTGGCTGAGGCCCGCGAGCGCGTGAAGGCCGATGCCCTGGCCGCTGGGATGCCGGAAGGTCAGCCGCTACGCGAGGGTGGGAACGGGGCGCTGGCTTATGCGGAAGCGGTGGGTGTGTACTTAGGTCTTGTCGTTTCTCGAACCACCGAACGCAACAACAACATGGGGACTTGGGATGCTAGTCCATCCAAGGAACAAGTCAGAGGCATCTTTGCCCGCCAAGCCATATCCATGAACTGGGATACTGCTGAAGGCAACTTTTTTGCTTCCTCCTCGGGGACGATCGGGCCAAGTATCGACTGGGTGGCAAAGGTTGTAGAGATGTTACCGGCCACTGTCGCCGGATCGGAACGTCAGCTTGACGCCGCAGCCCGCCTTGTCCCCCCCAAGGCGGTCATCTCCACCGACCCGCCCTACTACGACAACATCGGCTACGCTGACCTGTCCGACTTCTTTTATGTGTGGTTGCGTCGTTCACTGCGCTCTACTTACCCCGACTTGTTCGGCACGATGGGTGTACCGAAGCGAGAAGAACTCGTTGCCAACCCGTTCAGGCAAGGCGGCAAGGACGCCTCTGAACAGTTCTTCCTCAAGGGCATGACGCAGGCCATGCACAACATGGCGACCCAGGGCAACCAAGAGTATCCGACGGCCATCTACTACGCCTTCAAGCAGGCTGAAACAACAGGGAGCGGCGTGAGCAGTACCGGTTGGGCCACCTTCCTTGAAGCCGTGATCCAAGCTGGCTACTCCATCAACGGCACTTGGCCTGTTCGGAGTGAGCTGAGTAACCGTATGCGTGGGCAAGGCTCCAACGCTCTTGCCACTTCCATCGTCATGGTCTGCCGCCCTCGCCCTCAGGACGCCCCGCTGACCACCCGCACCGACTTCCTGCGCGAGTTGCGCCGCAGTCTGCCCACCGCACTCTCGGCCCTGACCGCCAGCAACCTGCTCCCGGTAGACATGGCCCAAGCCAGCATCGGCCCCGGCATGGCGGTCTACAGTCGCTACCGAGATGTGCTGGAGTCTGACGGTTCGCGCATGCCCGTGCGCGTGGCGCTGCAACTGATCAACGCGGCGCTCGACGAGTACCTGGCGGAGCAGGAAGGTCACCTGGACTCGGACACCCGCTTTGCGGTGACGTGGTTCGAGACGCACGGGTTGGAGGAAGCGGCCTACGGCGACGCCGAGACGCTGGCAACCGCGCGCGGCGTGAGCGTGGCAGGCGTGGCCGAGGCAGGCCTGATCCTGTCCAGGGCGGGCAAGGTCCGGCTGAAGCGGAGGGATGAACTGGCCGCAGGCTGGAACCCGCAGGCGGACAAGCGCCCGACCGCCTGGGAAGCAGTGCAGCACCTCGCCCGCATCAACGACCAGGAGGGTGCGGATGCTGCGGGCAGGCTGATGGCTCAGCTTCAGGCTTCTGCATCAGGTGATCTCGCCGATTCCGCGCGGCAACTGGCCTACCGCCTTTACGGCATCTGCGAGCGCAAGGGCTGGAGCAGCGAGGGGCAGGTCTACAACGCCTTAGTGGCCTCGTGGGGCCAAGCAGCAGAAGCGGCAGCGCGGGCTGAGGCAGAAACGGCTGACGCCCGCATGGAAACGCTGCTGGAGCAGATGGGGAGGAACTAA
- a CDS encoding DUF499 domain-containing protein → MALSNRQRVQGAQDALLEELVVYVEKGLLKAFGTDWVGRVTARFSGVPVDGVGKPVWDMQLLVKVIADFWHDAFGDKLRPDDRNHIFELRSWRNALAHDQPFTYDDTHRALDTMHRVASAMKLPVAAYLLKERDETMRIKLREQERAVTRSVTVVEGRVPEGLKAWRDVIIPHQDVREGNFMAAEFAADLAQVHKGEASSEYGDPQDFFARTYITAGLRDLLTNALNRLGKGEGDPVVELQTNFGGGKTHSMLALYHLFGKVPSRELAGLEEVHSRAGLSTAPTGVNRAVLVGTDLGIGRRMQQDGTVTNTLWGEMAYQLAGAAGYALVAEADQQRTNPGAEMLTRLLTLASPCLILIDEWVAQLRELYGRSDLNAGSYESNISFAQSLTEAAKRVPRALVVASLPQSQSEVAGQGGSAALSALQETFKRVQSTWLPANPEESFEIVRRRLFEPLQGDAHRQADAVVRAFMTHYTTHATEFPQGASEPDFAGRLSKSYPIHPSLFDALFGTWSTLERFQRTRGVLRLMALVIHRLWQSGEKSLMILPGNLPLDDVRVQAELRNYLGEAWEAIMNQEVDGPNSLPVRVEAEDKSGRLGQVAAARRVARTVFLCTAPRAKTAHAGVETRSILLGSVQPGETAGPFSDALRLISSQAVYLYVDASQYWYSTQPSLNRRAADLALQLPPEDVTTEVERRLKALVKNKGAFAGIHVTDSPADVPDDAREPGVRLVILPPSQPHVKGAQDSAAAQRAHEIVTRKAGGDRLGRNNVVLLAADRSRLDDLLSRTRQYLAWQQIHTRAEQDNLTPSDKRQAAGRMEEHSKGTDLLLGAAYAFLLVPELITGTGQPTIALQETRLNGEGDLLERTARKLVGEGQLIGTYGGLPLKLKLDALLWNGRPHLPIRQLLEYFAQYLYLDRLENAQVLLSAIQDGLTTKQPYFAYADGQNGETYLNLRFGEPATVRVDDHSLLVNIEAAMRQRLAEQQQAISVGAAAAHQVTTGVTTTAKAGHVQGGTPPTPPVPAPVLPTRAHLEGTLDGTRMVKRFEDIYAEIIQQLIEAGAGVQVEVVIRAQAPHGLATHQQRAVLENARSLGLTAELE, encoded by the coding sequence ATGGCTCTCTCCAACCGGCAACGCGTTCAGGGCGCGCAGGACGCCCTCCTTGAAGAACTGGTGGTGTACGTCGAGAAGGGTCTGCTGAAGGCGTTCGGCACAGACTGGGTGGGCCGCGTGACTGCGCGGTTCTCCGGCGTCCCCGTGGATGGCGTGGGCAAGCCGGTCTGGGACATGCAACTCTTGGTCAAGGTGATCGCCGACTTCTGGCACGACGCCTTTGGCGACAAGCTGCGCCCGGACGACCGCAACCACATCTTCGAGTTGCGCAGCTGGCGCAACGCGCTGGCCCATGACCAGCCGTTCACTTACGACGACACCCACCGGGCACTGGACACCATGCACCGGGTCGCCAGCGCCATGAAACTGCCAGTCGCGGCCTACCTGCTCAAGGAACGCGACGAGACGATGCGGATCAAGCTCCGTGAGCAGGAACGCGCGGTGACCCGCAGTGTCACAGTGGTCGAGGGCCGCGTCCCGGAAGGTCTTAAGGCTTGGCGGGATGTGATCATCCCGCACCAGGACGTGCGCGAGGGCAACTTCATGGCCGCCGAGTTCGCCGCTGACCTGGCGCAGGTGCACAAAGGCGAGGCCAGCTCCGAGTATGGCGACCCCCAGGACTTCTTCGCCCGCACCTACATCACGGCGGGCCTGCGTGACCTGCTGACCAACGCCCTGAACCGGCTGGGCAAGGGCGAAGGCGATCCGGTGGTCGAACTCCAGACTAACTTTGGGGGCGGCAAGACGCACTCCATGCTGGCGCTGTACCACCTTTTCGGCAAGGTGCCCTCGCGAGAACTGGCCGGTCTGGAGGAGGTTCACTCCAGGGCGGGCCTGTCCACAGCCCCAACCGGTGTGAACCGCGCGGTGCTGGTCGGCACGGACCTGGGCATCGGCCGCCGCATGCAGCAGGACGGCACGGTGACCAACACCCTCTGGGGAGAGATGGCCTACCAGCTCGCGGGTGCGGCGGGCTACGCCCTGGTCGCCGAGGCTGATCAGCAGCGCACCAACCCTGGTGCGGAGATGCTGACGCGGCTGCTCACGCTGGCGAGCCCCTGCCTGATCCTGATCGACGAGTGGGTGGCGCAGCTGCGCGAGCTCTACGGGCGGAGCGACCTCAACGCCGGTTCGTACGAGTCCAACATCTCGTTTGCCCAGTCCCTCACCGAGGCCGCCAAGCGGGTGCCTCGCGCCCTGGTCGTCGCCAGCCTCCCCCAAAGCCAGTCGGAGGTGGCGGGCCAGGGTGGCAGCGCCGCGCTGAGCGCGCTTCAGGAGACGTTCAAGCGCGTCCAGAGCACCTGGCTGCCCGCGAACCCCGAGGAGTCGTTCGAGATCGTCCGCCGCCGGTTGTTCGAACCCCTTCAGGGCGACGCTCACCGACAGGCCGACGCGGTGGTTCGTGCGTTCATGACCCACTACACCACCCACGCAACAGAGTTTCCGCAGGGGGCGTCCGAACCCGACTTTGCAGGGCGGCTGAGCAAAAGCTATCCGATCCACCCCTCCCTCTTCGATGCCCTGTTCGGCACTTGGAGTACCCTCGAACGCTTCCAGCGCACGCGCGGTGTGCTCCGGCTGATGGCCCTGGTGATCCACCGGTTGTGGCAGAGCGGCGAGAAGAGCCTGATGATCCTGCCCGGAAACCTCCCCCTCGACGACGTGCGAGTGCAGGCTGAACTGCGCAACTACCTGGGCGAGGCGTGGGAAGCGATCATGAACCAGGAAGTGGACGGGCCCAACAGCCTGCCTGTCCGCGTGGAGGCCGAAGATAAGAGCGGGAGGCTGGGTCAGGTGGCCGCCGCCCGCCGGGTGGCCCGCACCGTGTTCCTCTGCACGGCGCCCAGGGCGAAGACCGCCCATGCTGGCGTGGAAACGCGCAGCATCCTGCTGGGCAGCGTGCAACCGGGCGAAACTGCTGGCCCGTTCAGCGACGCCCTGCGGCTGATCTCCTCGCAAGCGGTCTACCTCTACGTGGACGCATCGCAGTACTGGTACAGCACCCAGCCCAGCCTCAACCGCCGCGCTGCCGACCTCGCCCTTCAACTGCCCCCGGAGGACGTGACGACCGAGGTCGAGCGCCGCCTGAAGGCACTGGTCAAGAACAAGGGTGCGTTTGCCGGTATCCACGTCACAGACTCCCCAGCCGATGTCCCCGACGACGCGCGTGAACCGGGCGTGCGGCTGGTGATCCTGCCGCCCTCGCAGCCGCACGTGAAAGGCGCCCAGGACAGCGCCGCGGCGCAGCGTGCCCACGAGATCGTCACTCGCAAAGCAGGTGGCGACCGCCTGGGCCGCAACAACGTGGTGCTGCTGGCCGCCGACCGGTCGCGGCTGGATGATCTGCTGAGCCGCACCCGGCAGTACCTGGCGTGGCAGCAGATCCATACCCGCGCCGAGCAAGACAACCTCACGCCGAGCGACAAGCGGCAGGCCGCCGGGCGCATGGAGGAGCACAGCAAAGGGACGGATCTGCTGTTGGGAGCCGCCTACGCCTTCCTCCTAGTGCCCGAGTTGATCACGGGGACCGGTCAACCCACCATCGCACTGCAAGAAACTCGCCTGAATGGCGAGGGCGATCTGCTAGAGCGGACGGCTCGGAAACTTGTGGGCGAGGGCCAGCTGATAGGGACGTACGGCGGCCTCCCGCTCAAGCTGAAGCTTGATGCCCTGCTCTGGAACGGACGGCCTCACCTCCCTATACGGCAGCTGCTCGAGTACTTCGCGCAGTACCTCTACCTCGACCGCCTGGAAAACGCCCAAGTTCTGCTGAGCGCCATCCAGGATGGGCTGACGACAAAGCAGCCCTACTTCGCCTACGCCGACGGCCAGAACGGTGAAACGTACCTCAACCTCCGGTTTGGTGAGCCAGCGACCGTTCGGGTTGACGACCACTCGCTGCTGGTCAACATCGAGGCGGCGATGCGCCAGCGGCTGGCCGAGCAGCAACAGGCGATATCGGTCGGGGCCGCCGCAGCTCACCAGGTGACGACGGGTGTGACGACCACTGCCAAGGCTGGACACGTCCAGGGCGGCACCCCGCCTACCCCCCCGGTCCCGGCCCCGGTCCTGCCCACCCGCGCGCACCTAGAGGGTACGCTCGATGGAACCCGGATGGTCAAACGGTTCGAGGACATCTACGCCGAGATCATCCAGCAGCTTATCGAGGCCGGTGCCGGCGTCCAGGTGGAGGTGGTCATCCGCGCCCAGGCGCCGCACGGGCTGGCAACCCATCAGCAGCGCGCAGTGCTGGAAAACGCGCGGAGCCTGGGGCTGACTGCCGAGTTGGAGTAG